A region from the Pyrinomonadaceae bacterium genome encodes:
- a CDS encoding (2Fe-2S) ferredoxin domain-containing protein yields MPQAEFIEDFERLRSLAPVTAAPLSHHVFVCTGKSCSSRESAAVRDAFEHELKQRGILFGKEAKGKNPQGSIIVTECASVGFCSIGPTVLIYPDGVWYAQVQPKDVAEIIEEHLLNGRAVERLALMRVPGVPNASNEQPTNVGDWEV; encoded by the coding sequence ATGCCGCAAGCTGAGTTTATCGAAGATTTTGAAAGGCTGCGCTCTCTCGCACCGGTAACGGCCGCGCCGCTCAGCCACCACGTGTTCGTTTGCACCGGCAAGTCCTGTTCGTCCCGTGAAAGCGCCGCAGTCCGTGATGCTTTTGAACACGAGTTGAAACAGCGAGGAATCCTTTTTGGCAAAGAAGCGAAGGGTAAGAACCCGCAGGGCAGCATCATTGTCACTGAATGCGCATCAGTTGGCTTCTGCTCGATCGGGCCCACTGTCTTGATCTATCCGGATGGAGTTTGGTACGCACAGGTGCAGCCGAAGGATGTAGCCGAGATTATCGAGGAACACCTGCTAAACGGGCGCGCCGTTGAACGACTCGCGTTGATGCGAGTGCCCGGTGTTCCAAATGCCAGTAACGAGCAACCGACGAATGTCGGAGACTGGGAAGTCTAG
- a CDS encoding trypsin-like peptidase domain-containing protein, with the protein MQTFRKITERKSDGVVIHISSLNDRSTEVVMADRITIGATDECDVKIRLPEVAAAKATGPVIELARANGVYRIASYESSLEVTLNGRPIRSNKTIDDGDEIWIGPNGPSIHFFPIQANAALVPGRRGGAHVAPFIEQAAMEASTSSRRDDAKIFLREFTRELVREINPSTKIIAFAILIALVIGSLYIGFGVVNELRRTRRINDDLRAQTEAAKAELERTNQQLKQLGESNNNIIRSLSLAAKLRADYGSGVALIYGSYVFVEAGTGRELRYPESQANESGNNVQSGSDSTTLTPEGNGAIAEYDFVGTGFHVGNGYLLTNRHVVRPWDSDDRAQSLNSTVRGLPRLKKLVAYFPDQAQPLGLKFKQASSRDDVAVCTLDVKDVPQNVPVLPLEGDANEVVGNMVVTMGYPNGPDRLLALLDENEARGVLARYGSVEASLGYLAQTKHIQPLMTQGNITDLNARKIVYDARTGEGGSGAPLFGPSGRVIGVTFAVFTENTASNFAVPVRYALTLLERAGWKAPETPEAEPKEASNAGPGSTH; encoded by the coding sequence ATGCAGACTTTTCGCAAAATCACTGAACGCAAGTCCGACGGCGTGGTCATTCACATCTCGTCGCTGAACGATCGCTCGACTGAGGTCGTGATGGCCGACCGAATTACGATCGGCGCTACGGACGAGTGCGACGTGAAGATTCGCTTGCCTGAGGTTGCGGCAGCCAAAGCCACCGGTCCGGTGATCGAGTTGGCCCGTGCGAACGGCGTCTATCGCATCGCCAGCTACGAATCAAGTTTGGAAGTAACCCTCAACGGACGGCCGATCAGATCAAACAAGACCATCGATGACGGCGACGAAATTTGGATCGGACCTAATGGGCCTTCGATCCATTTTTTCCCAATCCAGGCAAACGCCGCGCTCGTGCCGGGCCGTCGCGGCGGCGCGCACGTCGCGCCCTTCATTGAGCAGGCGGCGATGGAAGCTTCGACTTCATCACGCCGCGATGACGCCAAGATCTTCCTGCGCGAGTTCACGCGCGAACTGGTACGCGAGATAAACCCAAGCACGAAAATTATCGCCTTCGCCATTCTGATCGCGCTGGTAATTGGCTCGCTCTACATCGGCTTCGGAGTGGTCAACGAGTTGCGCCGGACGCGGCGAATCAATGACGACCTGCGCGCGCAAACGGAAGCGGCGAAAGCTGAGCTGGAACGAACCAACCAGCAACTTAAGCAACTGGGCGAGTCAAACAACAACATCATTCGCAGCCTTTCGCTGGCGGCGAAGCTGCGCGCCGATTACGGTAGTGGCGTGGCTCTGATCTACGGCTCGTATGTGTTTGTCGAAGCCGGCACCGGCCGGGAGCTGCGATATCCGGAATCACAGGCAAACGAATCGGGCAATAATGTTCAGTCAGGATCAGACTCGACGACGCTGACGCCCGAAGGCAACGGCGCGATCGCGGAATACGATTTTGTCGGCACAGGCTTTCACGTCGGTAACGGATACCTGCTCACTAATCGTCACGTCGTGCGGCCCTGGGACTCCGACGATCGCGCGCAGAGTCTGAATAGCACTGTGCGTGGTTTGCCGCGTCTGAAAAAATTGGTCGCTTACTTTCCGGATCAAGCTCAACCGTTGGGGCTGAAGTTCAAGCAGGCATCAAGCCGCGATGACGTGGCCGTGTGCACGCTCGACGTGAAAGATGTCCCGCAAAACGTTCCGGTGCTGCCGTTGGAAGGTGACGCCAACGAAGTCGTCGGCAACATGGTGGTGACGATGGGTTACCCGAACGGCCCCGATCGCTTATTAGCCTTGCTCGACGAGAATGAGGCGCGCGGAGTTCTCGCGCGCTACGGATCAGTCGAGGCGTCACTCGGCTATCTCGCGCAGACGAAACATATTCAGCCGCTGATGACTCAGGGCAACATCACCGATCTCAACGCACGGAAGATCGTTTACGACGCGCGCACCGGAGAAGGTGGCTCAGGCGCGCCACTGTTCGGACCGTCGGGACGCGTAATTGGTGTAACGTTCGCGGTTTTTACGGAGAACACCGCGTCGAATTTCGCAGTGCCCGTGCGGTACGCCTTGACCTTGTTGGAACGCGCGGGATGGAAGGCGCCGGAAACTCCCGAAGCAGAGCCGAAAGAAGCTTCCAACGCAGGGCCGGGGAGTACTCATTGA
- a CDS encoding xanthine dehydrogenase family protein molybdopterin-binding subunit, with product MADKYVGKRIKRTEDPRLIKGLAHYVDDIRLPDTLHVAFVRSIYAHARITGIDTTEALKMPGVVAVYTGKDIAEKVGPVPCAAALPGLKVPDYRVLATNKALFVGHPIAAVVATDMYTARDAAEVMYPGVMVEELPFVGTPIDGVNTNTLLHEHFEDNIAYKLTSGEGDIDAAMKAADRIVSQEMIHQRLAPIAMEPRGVLARYFPGEEELTVWSSTQIPHLLRTQLALMIGIPENKLRVITPEVGGGFGSKLNVYAEEALLGWISVQLGKPVKWIESRRENVQATIHGRAQIGTVEVGVKNDGTITGLRYNVVADLGAYHQLLTPAIPTLTGLMLSGAYRIPAIQMNVTGVFTNKMSTDAYRGAGRPEATYVVERVMDIVARELNMDPIEVRRKNFPAASEFPFHVATGLDYDSGDYEGALAKALDLSGYQELRDEQKKARENGRLIGIGLSSYVEICALGPSQAMPAGGWESATVRIEPTGKVTVLTGASPHGQGQETSFAQIAADELGVDLHDVTVIHGDTGIVQYGIGTFGSRATAVGGTAVLIAIQKLKEKAAKIAAHMLQCEASGMRFEAGCYSREEAAAAAATGKSEPVVPVGEGPAGALNDIPTPTNGRSKLTIQEIALAAHIAKELPPDTEPGLSATYFFEPKNFTFPFGTHVCVVEIDKDTGETKIIRYVAVDDCGKVINPLLVDGQVHGGIVQSIGQALYEEVIYDEQGQLITGELMDYALPRASNMPWFELDRTETPSPVNPLGVKGVGEAGTIGATPAIVNAVVDALSPYGVTHIDMPIRPEKVWKIING from the coding sequence ATGGCTGATAAGTATGTTGGAAAGCGCATTAAGCGCACGGAAGATCCGAGACTCATCAAAGGCCTGGCTCATTACGTTGACGATATCCGTTTGCCGGACACGCTGCACGTTGCGTTTGTGCGATCCATTTACGCGCACGCGCGCATCACCGGCATTGACACGACTGAAGCTTTGAAAATGCCGGGCGTGGTGGCGGTCTACACGGGCAAGGACATCGCCGAAAAAGTCGGGCCGGTGCCCTGCGCCGCGGCGCTCCCCGGTTTGAAAGTGCCGGATTATCGTGTGCTCGCGACCAACAAGGCGCTCTTCGTCGGTCATCCGATCGCCGCAGTCGTCGCTACAGACATGTACACCGCGCGCGATGCTGCTGAGGTCATGTACCCAGGCGTGATGGTGGAAGAGTTGCCTTTCGTCGGCACGCCGATCGACGGAGTAAACACTAACACCCTCCTCCACGAACACTTCGAGGACAACATCGCTTACAAATTGACGTCTGGCGAAGGCGACATTGACGCGGCGATGAAGGCAGCCGACAGAATCGTTTCTCAAGAGATGATTCACCAGAGGCTCGCGCCAATTGCGATGGAGCCGCGCGGGGTACTCGCCAGGTATTTCCCCGGCGAAGAGGAACTCACTGTTTGGTCATCGACGCAGATTCCGCACCTTTTGCGCACGCAACTAGCTTTGATGATCGGTATTCCGGAAAACAAGCTGCGCGTGATCACGCCGGAAGTTGGCGGCGGTTTCGGATCGAAGCTGAATGTTTATGCGGAAGAAGCCTTGCTCGGCTGGATTTCAGTTCAGCTCGGTAAACCGGTGAAGTGGATCGAGTCGCGGCGTGAAAATGTGCAGGCGACAATTCATGGCCGCGCGCAGATTGGCACCGTGGAAGTCGGCGTGAAAAACGACGGCACAATTACTGGCCTGCGTTACAACGTAGTTGCCGATCTTGGTGCTTATCACCAGCTGCTGACGCCGGCGATCCCCACGCTCACCGGCTTGATGCTGAGCGGCGCTTACCGAATTCCCGCGATTCAGATGAACGTCACCGGTGTTTTCACGAACAAGATGTCCACCGACGCCTATCGTGGCGCGGGCCGGCCGGAAGCAACGTATGTCGTCGAACGCGTGATGGATATTGTCGCGCGCGAACTGAACATGGATCCGATCGAGGTTCGTCGCAAGAACTTTCCTGCGGCAAGCGAATTCCCTTTCCATGTGGCCACCGGGTTGGATTACGACAGCGGGGACTATGAAGGTGCTCTGGCGAAGGCACTCGATCTTTCGGGTTATCAAGAGTTGCGCGACGAACAGAAAAAAGCGCGTGAGAACGGCAGGCTAATCGGAATCGGCCTGTCGAGCTATGTCGAGATTTGCGCGCTCGGCCCGTCGCAGGCGATGCCGGCCGGCGGCTGGGAAAGCGCCACCGTGCGTATTGAACCGACCGGCAAAGTCACGGTTCTCACCGGCGCGTCACCGCACGGGCAGGGACAGGAAACTTCGTTTGCGCAAATCGCGGCTGATGAACTCGGCGTCGATCTCCACGACGTGACGGTCATTCACGGCGACACCGGCATCGTGCAATACGGCATCGGCACCTTTGGCAGCCGCGCAACTGCGGTCGGCGGCACAGCCGTGCTGATCGCAATTCAAAAACTGAAAGAGAAAGCTGCGAAGATCGCCGCGCACATGTTGCAGTGCGAAGCTTCTGGGATGAGATTTGAAGCAGGCTGCTATTCGAGGGAAGAGGCCGCGGCTGCCGCAGCGACGGGAAAATCCGAGCCTGTCGTTCCGGTCGGTGAAGGTCCAGCCGGAGCTTTGAACGATATTCCGACGCCCACGAATGGACGTTCGAAGCTGACTATTCAGGAAATCGCTCTCGCCGCGCACATCGCGAAGGAGCTCCCGCCGGACACTGAACCTGGCTTGTCGGCAACGTACTTTTTTGAACCGAAGAATTTCACCTTCCCCTTCGGCACGCACGTCTGCGTCGTCGAAATCGACAAGGACACCGGCGAGACAAAGATTATCCGGTACGTCGCCGTCGACGATTGCGGCAAAGTGATCAATCCGCTGCTTGTCGATGGCCAGGTCCACGGCGGCATCGTGCAATCGATTGGTCAGGCGCTCTACGAGGAAGTGATTTACGACGAGCAAGGTCAACTGATCACCGGCGAATTGATGGACTACGCCCTGCCGAGGGCTTCAAACATGCCCTGGTTCGAACTTGATCGGACCGAGACGCCTTCGCCGGTGAATCCGCTCGGCGTAAAAGGTGTGGGCGAAGCGGGAACGATCGGGGCGACGCCGGCAATCGTGAACGCCGTGGTTGATGCGTTATCGCCTTACGGCGTAACGCATATCGACATGCCGATTCGCCCGGAAAAGGTGTGGAAGATTATTAACGGATGA
- a CDS encoding carbon monoxide dehydrogenase subunit G — MKVDATYEIKAPRERVYAALIDPEVLRLVIPGCESLEKVDENHYNATMKAGVGPIKGTFTGDVRLEDMRPPEHYRIVVQGKGGAGFAKGSADFDLEEKDGGTLIRYVGEMQIGGTIAGVGQRMIQGAAKMMATQFFAKLEAEVKNRE; from the coding sequence ATGAAAGTTGACGCCACCTACGAAATTAAAGCCCCGCGCGAACGTGTCTATGCGGCACTGATCGATCCCGAAGTTCTTCGTCTGGTTATCCCCGGCTGCGAATCACTCGAAAAAGTTGACGAGAATCACTACAACGCGACGATGAAAGCCGGCGTCGGCCCCATCAAAGGAACTTTCACAGGCGACGTCCGTCTGGAAGACATGCGCCCCCCGGAGCATTACCGCATTGTCGTGCAAGGCAAGGGCGGCGCGGGATTCGCGAAAGGTTCAGCCGATTTTGATTTGGAAGAGAAGGACGGCGGCACGCTGATCAGGTACGTAGGCGAGATGCAGATAGGCGGCACGATCGCCGGCGTCGGCCAGCGCATGATTCAAGGCGCGGCCAAGATGATGGCCACGCAGTTCTTTGCTAAACTCGAAGCCGAAGTTAAGAATCGCGAGTAA
- a CDS encoding xanthine dehydrogenase family protein subunit M, protein MIPAEFDYVRAKTLDEALSLLSQNEEAKILAGGHSLIPAMKLRLAQPSLLVDISRIQDLSYIREENGQIRIGAMTTHYQVESSDLLKSICPLLPDCASHIGDMQVRNKGTIGGSVAHADPAGDWPAAIIALNAELVAAGKNGERTIAADDFFVDMLTTALEPGEILREIRINKTNGRTGHAYVKMPHPASGFAVVGVAANLSFNGGSDCKSASIGITGVSSKAYRAAGVENALTGAAVNDETILSAANHATDGVDVNGDVFASDEYRKHLAAVYVRRAIAAAMQSVPSA, encoded by the coding sequence ATGATTCCAGCAGAATTTGATTATGTCCGCGCGAAGACGCTCGATGAAGCATTGTCCCTGCTCTCGCAAAATGAAGAGGCCAAGATTCTCGCGGGCGGACACAGCCTGATCCCGGCCATGAAGCTGCGTCTGGCGCAGCCGTCGCTGCTCGTGGACATCAGCCGCATTCAGGATCTGAGTTACATCCGCGAAGAGAACGGTCAGATTCGCATCGGCGCGATGACGACACATTACCAAGTCGAATCGTCAGACCTGCTGAAGAGTATTTGTCCGCTGCTGCCGGATTGCGCTTCACACATTGGCGACATGCAAGTAAGGAACAAAGGCACCATTGGCGGGAGTGTCGCGCACGCGGATCCGGCGGGTGATTGGCCGGCTGCGATAATCGCCCTCAACGCCGAGTTGGTAGCGGCCGGCAAGAACGGTGAACGCACGATCGCGGCCGACGACTTCTTTGTTGACATGCTGACGACGGCGCTTGAGCCTGGCGAGATTCTGCGCGAGATTCGCATCAACAAAACGAACGGTCGGACGGGACATGCCTACGTGAAGATGCCGCATCCCGCTTCGGGTTTTGCGGTGGTCGGCGTTGCCGCGAATCTATCATTCAACGGTGGCAGCGACTGCAAGTCGGCGAGTATCGGCATCACGGGCGTCTCTTCAAAAGCCTATCGCGCAGCGGGCGTCGAAAACGCGCTGACCGGCGCGGCCGTGAACGACGAAACGATTTTGAGCGCGGCGAACCACGCAACTGACGGGGTTGACGTTAACGGAGACGTGTTTGCTTCGGACGAATACCGAAAGCATCTGGCCGCGGTTTACGTGCGGCGTGCGATCGCCGCGGCAATGCAGTCAGTACCATCCGCATGA
- a CDS encoding alkaline phosphatase family protein, which produces MISISGYLRAKRNPDFASREAVKGVNRAVLCRSTEGGLQFFRLPLPVNGEEQGLGAANLTPNPSPHAERGARNGFGYFSVQSMGGPIVVAFFLLLLAQSAPAQAKRVVLLKVDGLPYQTVDRFVRERDPQTGKSRLPWFEHIFYQNGTRLTNFYVRGMSLSGPSWSLIDTGHHLQIKGNVEFDRYIFHTYDYLNFMPFYFKQAYRGNVDMPGTEVIDSLGLPLLMDAYDNYQRLPGPQLYGRGARLGTLQRAGVAQISKPPMQLAQEFVVGIDFRHAVFSQYERELIEALNDPRMRYLDLFDMAFDHAAHHTNDRESHLAVLRQFDALLGRIWTGIQKSPLASETVFVIVSDHGFNTDERVLSQGFNLVKLLGTREGGGHHVITKRRLLLDYAIKGINPFVPPIVTTTSQTYYLKGQSTDYSTVLLDFDGNERAGLHFRNSDLNVLHILLQQLQRKNLATEERRAAMNAFFEVIARNRTALGEELSQIDHEVDALRRATDTERARCESQPKKFTVEDREMGRDDNARRICIHVTQWTEMAAKYTAYVGAMRRLLSLHAETFSPAKLKIEELIPKNAMGPRNSIHNLQNYVVGLGSEGLVLKSDGSLDVEKSFVRINYFDLIKRQTVRNNVQPGIANAPVDFLATRIPREWLSSLLSDDLRPDGDPIWLYGGPDRQVLILPRGEGTGQLQLRYLPIASLTQDEQGTIGFERLDWRADLPLRIFEDARLDTNGGDRAAWLNNWHSDVEWLRALHKTQYSNALIGLHEQFTLHVAPGTDVNGHGISEDERLLRGLRRRQRRLAETDLQVFANNHWNFDVRGFNPGGNHGSFFRVSTQSTFMLAGNGVPRGLAVNEPYDSLSVVPTILALTGRLQSDNRPSEELAKRGFVRFPGRVVIEVTGQNNR; this is translated from the coding sequence ATGATTTCAATTAGTGGTTATCTTCGCGCGAAGCGAAATCCCGATTTCGCTTCGCGCGAAGCAGTTAAGGGCGTAAACAGGGCGGTGCTGTGTCGAAGCACGGAAGGTGGCTTACAGTTCTTTCGTTTGCCCCTCCCCGTAAACGGGGAGGAGCAGGGGTTGGGCGCGGCCAACCTCACCCCCAACCCGTCTCCGCACGCAGAGAGGGGAGCAAGAAACGGCTTTGGTTACTTTTCGGTGCAAAGCATGGGGGGTCCAATTGTCGTAGCCTTCTTTCTGCTTCTACTCGCTCAATCCGCGCCAGCCCAGGCCAAGCGTGTCGTCCTTTTGAAAGTCGACGGTCTCCCTTATCAGACAGTCGATCGCTTCGTGCGCGAGCGCGATCCGCAAACGGGCAAGAGCCGCTTACCCTGGTTTGAGCACATCTTCTATCAGAACGGAACGCGGCTCACGAACTTCTATGTGCGCGGCATGAGCCTGTCGGGCCCCTCATGGTCGTTGATCGACACGGGGCACCATCTGCAAATCAAAGGTAACGTCGAATTCGATCGCTACATTTTTCACACCTACGACTACCTGAATTTCATGCCGTTCTATTTCAAGCAGGCGTATCGCGGGAATGTGGATATGCCAGGCACCGAAGTGATCGATTCACTCGGCCTGCCTCTGCTGATGGACGCGTACGACAATTATCAAAGGCTGCCGGGCCCGCAGCTTTACGGTCGCGGCGCGCGACTCGGCACTTTGCAGCGCGCCGGGGTAGCACAGATTTCCAAGCCCCCCATGCAGCTGGCGCAGGAGTTCGTTGTCGGCATCGACTTTCGTCACGCAGTCTTCAGCCAATACGAACGCGAGCTCATTGAAGCTTTGAACGATCCGCGCATGCGCTATCTCGATCTGTTCGACATGGCGTTTGATCACGCGGCCCACCACACGAACGATCGCGAGTCTCACCTGGCAGTGCTTCGTCAATTTGATGCGCTGCTGGGACGAATCTGGACGGGCATTCAAAAGAGTCCACTGGCGTCGGAAACAGTTTTCGTTATCGTCTCAGATCATGGTTTCAACACGGACGAGCGCGTGCTCAGCCAGGGCTTCAATCTGGTAAAGCTGCTCGGCACGCGCGAAGGCGGCGGCCATCACGTCATCACCAAGCGTCGCCTGCTGCTGGATTACGCGATTAAAGGCATCAATCCGTTTGTGCCGCCGATCGTGACGACAACGTCGCAGACCTATTACCTGAAAGGGCAGAGTACTGATTATTCGACGGTGCTTTTGGATTTCGACGGCAACGAACGCGCCGGTTTGCACTTTCGGAACAGCGACCTGAACGTGCTGCATATTCTGCTTCAGCAGTTGCAGCGGAAAAACCTCGCGACGGAGGAACGCCGCGCGGCGATGAACGCCTTCTTTGAGGTGATTGCCCGGAATCGAACGGCTTTGGGCGAGGAACTTTCGCAGATTGATCACGAAGTAGACGCGTTGCGTCGCGCGACTGACACCGAGCGCGCCCGCTGCGAGTCACAGCCGAAAAAGTTCACCGTTGAAGATCGAGAGATGGGCCGCGACGACAATGCCCGCCGCATCTGTATCCACGTCACGCAATGGACTGAGATGGCGGCGAAGTATACGGCGTACGTCGGCGCAATGCGGCGTTTGCTGTCACTTCATGCTGAGACGTTTTCGCCGGCGAAGCTGAAGATCGAAGAATTGATTCCGAAGAACGCGATGGGCCCGCGGAACTCGATCCACAACTTGCAGAACTATGTCGTCGGGCTCGGGAGCGAGGGTCTGGTACTGAAGAGTGATGGTTCACTCGACGTCGAAAAAAGCTTTGTGCGCATTAATTATTTCGATCTGATAAAGCGGCAGACAGTGCGGAACAATGTGCAGCCCGGCATCGCGAACGCGCCCGTCGATTTTCTCGCGACACGCATTCCGCGCGAGTGGCTGAGTTCATTGTTATCGGACGACTTGCGGCCGGATGGCGATCCCATCTGGCTTTATGGCGGTCCTGATCGGCAGGTGCTCATCCTTCCGCGTGGCGAAGGGACGGGACAGCTTCAGTTGCGCTATCTGCCGATTGCCAGCCTGACGCAGGACGAACAGGGAACCATTGGTTTTGAGCGTCTCGATTGGCGGGCGGACTTGCCGCTGCGCATTTTCGAAGATGCCCGGTTGGACACGAATGGTGGCGATCGTGCGGCGTGGCTCAACAATTGGCACTCCGACGTCGAGTGGTTGCGCGCGCTGCACAAGACGCAATACTCTAACGCGCTGATTGGATTGCACGAACAGTTCACGCTGCACGTCGCGCCTGGCACGGACGTGAATGGCCACGGAATTTCAGAAGACGAAAGATTATTGCGCGGACTGCGTCGCCGCCAGCGCCGTCTGGCGGAGACTGACTTGCAGGTGTTCGCGAATAACCACTGGAATTTCGACGTGCGCGGGTTCAATCCCGGCGGTAATCACGGATCGTTCTTCCGCGTTTCGACGCAATCAACGTTCATGCTTGCCGGCAATGGCGTGCCGCGCGGACTCGCGGTTAACGAACCTTACGACAGCCTGAGTGTCGTGCCCACAATTTTGGCGCTGACCGGAAGGCTGCAAAGCGACAACCGGCCCAGTGAAGAATTAGCGAAGCGCGGCTTTGTGAGATTTCCGGGACGTGTGGTTATTGAGGTCACAGGTCAGAACAACCGGTAG
- a CDS encoding (2Fe-2S)-binding protein, which translates to MKQAISINVNGVDHASEVEPRVLLVHFLREVLGLTGTHVGCETSICGACTVLLDGQAVKSCTVFAVQADGTNVTTIEGLAANGQLHHVQEGFWECHGLQCGFCTPGMIMTSTQIIDRNPNPSREQIRHGLEGNLCRCTGYQHIVEAVEYAAKKASA; encoded by the coding sequence ATGAAGCAGGCTATCAGTATCAACGTCAATGGTGTCGATCACGCATCAGAAGTCGAGCCGCGCGTCTTACTTGTGCACTTTCTCCGCGAGGTGCTCGGACTGACGGGCACGCACGTCGGTTGTGAGACTTCGATCTGCGGCGCATGCACCGTACTGCTGGATGGACAGGCGGTAAAGTCGTGCACGGTGTTCGCAGTGCAAGCAGACGGGACCAACGTCACCACAATTGAAGGCCTCGCCGCAAACGGTCAGTTGCATCATGTGCAGGAAGGGTTCTGGGAATGTCACGGCTTGCAGTGTGGCTTCTGCACGCCGGGGATGATTATGACTTCGACCCAGATCATCGATCGCAACCCGAACCCTTCGCGCGAACAGATTCGACACGGCCTGGAAGGCAATCTCTGCCGCTGCACCGGATATCAGCACATCGTCGAGGCGGTGGAATACGCGGCGAAGAAAGCGAGCGCATAG
- a CDS encoding Uma2 family endonuclease has translation MSANLKNHFTVSEYERMGETGMFPPDARVELIEGEIIEMSPIGSRHAACVKLVGRILNQHVGADAIVSVQDPIRLNDWSEPQPDVAILKFRKDYYREGHPGPDDVLLVIEVAETTVNYDRHVKMPLYARAGISEALLFNLPEDRLEYFSRPESGMYQVNRILSRGERFESTSVPGLTLDVETSLG, from the coding sequence ATGTCAGCCAACCTCAAAAATCACTTCACGGTCAGTGAATACGAACGCATGGGCGAGACCGGAATGTTCCCGCCCGACGCGCGCGTCGAACTGATTGAAGGAGAGATAATTGAAATGTCTCCCATCGGAAGTCGCCATGCGGCGTGCGTTAAGCTCGTGGGCAGGATTCTCAACCAACATGTCGGCGCAGACGCGATCGTGAGCGTTCAGGATCCCATTCGGCTAAACGATTGGTCTGAACCGCAACCCGACGTAGCCATTTTAAAGTTTCGCAAGGATTATTATCGCGAGGGTCATCCAGGGCCGGATGACGTTCTGCTGGTGATCGAAGTTGCCGAGACAACGGTCAATTACGATCGCCACGTGAAGATGCCGCTCTACGCGCGCGCCGGGATTTCCGAAGCTCTGTTGTTCAACTTACCTGAAGATCGACTTGAGTATTTCTCGCGGCCGGAATCGGGGATGTATCAAGTCAACCGCATTCTCAGCCGCGGCGAACGGTTTGAATCAACGAGCGTCCCCGGGCTCACGCTCGACGTCGAAACCAGCCTCGGCTAA